From one Catenuloplanes nepalensis genomic stretch:
- the cysD gene encoding sulfate adenylyltransferase subunit CysD, protein MSQTPQTYRVSHLDALEAESIFVMREVVAEFERPALLFSGGKDSIVMLRLAEKAFAPARIPFPVMHVDTGHNFPEVLAYRDRRVAQLGLNLVVASVPEAIESGTVREPADGTRNRIQTPVLLAAQEKYRFDALFGGARRDEEKARAKERMFSFRDDFGQWDPKNQRPELWSLYNGRHQAGESIRVFPLSNWTELDIWRYIERERIELPSIYYAHDRDVVVRDGMLYAVNEYLRAREGEEIVTKRVRYRTVGDASLTAAVESDADTVEKVIAEVAATRLTERGATRGDDRVSEASMEDRKREGYF, encoded by the coding sequence ATGAGTCAGACTCCCCAGACATATCGGGTTTCGCATCTGGATGCCCTCGAAGCGGAGAGCATCTTCGTGATGCGCGAGGTGGTCGCCGAGTTCGAGCGCCCGGCGCTGCTCTTCTCCGGGGGCAAGGACTCGATCGTGATGCTGCGCCTCGCGGAGAAGGCGTTCGCGCCCGCGCGCATCCCGTTCCCGGTGATGCACGTGGACACCGGCCACAACTTCCCCGAGGTGCTGGCCTACCGGGACCGCCGGGTCGCGCAGCTCGGACTGAACCTGGTGGTCGCGTCCGTGCCCGAGGCGATCGAGTCCGGCACGGTCCGTGAGCCGGCCGACGGCACCCGTAACCGCATCCAGACGCCGGTGCTGCTGGCCGCGCAGGAGAAGTACCGGTTCGACGCGCTGTTCGGCGGCGCGCGCCGGGACGAGGAGAAGGCGCGCGCGAAGGAGCGGATGTTCTCGTTCCGCGACGACTTCGGCCAGTGGGACCCGAAGAACCAGCGCCCCGAGCTGTGGTCGCTCTACAACGGACGGCACCAGGCCGGCGAGTCGATCCGGGTGTTCCCGCTGTCCAACTGGACCGAGCTGGACATCTGGCGGTACATCGAGCGGGAGCGGATCGAGCTGCCGAGCATCTACTACGCGCACGACCGCGACGTGGTGGTCCGCGACGGCATGCTCTACGCGGTGAACGAATACCTGAGGGCCCGCGAGGGCGAGGAGATCGTCACCAAGCGGGTGCGCTACCGGACCGTCGGCGACGCGTCGCTGACGGCGGCCGTGGAGTCGGACGCGGACACGGTCGAGAAGGTGATCGCGGAGGTCGCGGCCACCCGGCTGACCGAGCGCGGCGCGACCCGCGGCGACGACCGGGTCAGCGAGGCCTCGATGGAAGACCGCAAGCGGGAAGGCTACTTCTAG
- a CDS encoding 3'(2'),5'-bisphosphate nucleotidase CysQ, with protein MSESQGGDSPPVIDGAFARWLAGRAGQLLMEVRAEVGHDDPAALKAAGDKRAHDFLMSELARLRPADAVLSEEQQDARGVLAGGGTRLDAARVWIIDPVDGTREFSEEGRADWAVHVALWSADCHHPSRLAAGAVALPAQHRVIATDHPPAYPPLPVASATGGRLRLAASRSRPPAFLSALAEEIDAELVPMGSAGAKIAAVISGEVDAYVHAGGQYEWDSAAPVAVATATGLHASRVDGSALEYNGADPRLPDLVVCRKDLAPRLLSALRGHLRVP; from the coding sequence ATGAGTGAGAGTCAGGGCGGCGACAGCCCGCCGGTCATCGACGGTGCGTTCGCCCGGTGGCTGGCCGGTCGCGCCGGTCAGCTGCTGATGGAGGTGCGTGCGGAGGTCGGTCACGACGACCCGGCCGCGCTCAAGGCCGCCGGTGACAAGCGCGCCCACGACTTCCTGATGTCGGAGCTGGCCCGGCTCCGGCCGGCCGACGCGGTGCTCTCCGAGGAGCAGCAGGACGCGCGCGGCGTGCTGGCCGGCGGCGGCACCCGGCTGGACGCGGCGCGGGTCTGGATCATCGACCCGGTGGACGGCACGCGCGAGTTCTCCGAGGAGGGGCGCGCGGACTGGGCCGTGCACGTGGCGCTGTGGAGCGCGGACTGCCACCACCCGAGCCGGCTGGCCGCGGGCGCGGTGGCGCTGCCGGCCCAGCACCGGGTGATCGCCACGGACCACCCACCGGCGTACCCGCCGCTGCCGGTCGCGTCCGCCACCGGCGGGAGGCTGCGGCTGGCCGCGAGCCGGTCGCGCCCGCCGGCGTTCCTGAGCGCGCTGGCCGAGGAGATCGACGCGGAGCTGGTCCCGATGGGGTCGGCGGGCGCCAAGATCGCGGCGGTGATCAGCGGCGAGGTGGACGCGTACGTGCACGCCGGCGGCCAGTACGAGTGGGACTCGGCCGCGCCGGTCGCTGTGGCGACGGCCACCGGGCTGCACGCTAGCCGGGTCGACGGGAGTGCGCTGGAATATAACGGCGCCGATCCCCGCCTCCCCGACCTGGTGGTGTGCCGCAAGGATCTCGCTCCTCGGTTGCTTTCGGCACTCCGCGGACACTTGCGGGTACCGTGA